The following are encoded in a window of Naumovozyma castellii chromosome 8, complete genome genomic DNA:
- the NCAS0H03630 gene encoding pyridoxal 5'-phosphate synthase subunit PdxS, whose product MVANTNVDFKVKSGLAQMLKGGVIMDVVTPEQARIAEKAGACAVMALESIPADMRKSGKVCRMSDPKMIREIMAAVSIPVMAKVRIGHFVEAQVLEALEVDYIDESEVLTPADWSNHIKKNDFKVPFVCGAKDLGEALRRINEGAAMIRTKGEAGTGDVSEAVKHIRKIRAQIQEFGSLLNSPDELRTKAEELRVPTDLLKSTLEQGKLPVVNFAAGGVATPSDAALLMQLGCEGIFVGSGIFKSSDPENLAQAIVQATTYYNDPLKLLQVSSDLGDLMAGVSIESINADKKGTRLSEIGW is encoded by the coding sequence atggTTGCAAACACAAACGTCGATTTTAAAGTGAAAAGTGGATTAGCTCAAATGCTGAAAGGTGGTGTCATTATGGATGTTGTAACACCCGAGCAAGCACGTATTGCTGAGAAAGCAGGCGCTTGTGCTGTTATGGCATTAGAAAGTATTCCGGCTGATATGAGAAAATCTGGTAAAGTGTGTCGTATGTCTGATCCAAAAATGATTAGAGAAATCATGGCAGCCGTTTCAATTCCAGTCATGGCCAAGGTCCGTATTGGTCATTTTGTGGAGGCCCAAGTGTTAGAAGCTTTGGAAGTGGATTATATTGACGAGAGTGAGGTACTAACCCCCGCAGATTGGAGTAATCAtatcaagaagaatgatTTTAAGGTTCCATTTGTATGTGGTGCAAAGGACTTAGGAGAAGCATTGAGAAGAATAAATGAAGGTGCCGCTATGATTCGTACCAAAGGAGAAGCTGGTACCGGAGATGTATCTGAGGCTGTTAAGCATATCCGTAAGATCAGAGctcaaattcaagaatttggaTCTCTGTTGAATTCTCCCGATGAATTACGTACCAAAGCTGAAGAATTAAGAGTCCCAAcagatttattgaaatcGACCTTAGAACAAGGTAAACTACCTGTTGTCAACTTTGCTGCAGGTGGAGTTGCTACACCATCTGATGCAGCTTTATTAATGCAATTAGGTTGTGAAGGTATATTTGTTGGTTCAGGTATCTTTAAATCCTCAGATCCTGAAAATTTGGCACAAGCAATCGTTCAGGCAACCACTTATTACAATGATCCTCTTAAATTGCTTCAAGTTTCTAGCGACTTGGGGGACTTGATGGCCGGTGTCTCTATTGAATCCATTAATGCTGATAAAAAGGGGACTAGGCTATCAGAAATTGGATGGTAA
- the NCAS0H03640 gene encoding pyridoxal 5'-phosphate synthase subunit PdxT, which yields MTRKKCVGVLALQGAFQEHIDFLERAALENCYNVTVIPVRTKKELHLCDSLVIPGGESTTMSLIAQRTNFFDDLYTFVHSSQKSVWGTCAGLIFISDELENQNELIKTLHLLHARVKRNAFGRQAQSFTKVCDFSEFIPECTDFPATFIRAPVIDKILDSETVKPLYTIPNNDEEDVIVAAQQGSNVLVTSFHPELADDDIRFHEWFLKKFVVDF from the coding sequence ATGACAAGAAAGAAGTGCGTTGGAGTTTTGGCGTTACAAGGTGCTTTTCAAGAACATATTGATTTTTTGGAAAGAGCTGCATTAGAGAATTGCTACAATGTAACTGTCATTCCAGTAAGAACGAAGAAAGAATTGCATCTCTGTGATTCGTTAGTAATTCCCGGTGGAGAATCTACAACAATGTCATTAATTGCACAACGtaccaatttttttgatgatttatATACTTTTGTCCATTCTTCCCAGAAAAGCGTCTGGGGTACTTGTGCCGgtttaatatttattagCGATGAGTTAGAAAATCAGAATGAATTGATAAAAACACTCCACTTATTGCATGCTCGTGTGAAGAGGAATGCGTTCGGAAGACAGGCTCAATCATTTACAAAAGTTTGTGATTTTTCCGAATTTATACCTGAATGTACTGATTTTCCCGCTACTTTCATCAGGGCTCCTGTAATAGACAAAATATTAGATTCAGAAACTGTAAAGCCATTATATACGATACCAAATAATGACGAGGAAGATGTCATTGTGGCAGCACAGCAAGGTAGTAATGTTTTAGTTACATCATTTCATCCTGAATTGGCAGATGATGACATTAGATTCCACGAATGgtttttaaagaaatttgttgTAGATTTTTAG